The following proteins come from a genomic window of Myxococcales bacterium:
- a CDS encoding FAD-dependent oxidoreductase: MKSFGTIAVVGTSLAGLRAIEALRREGYPGRICAIGEEPCMPYDRPPLSKQFLKGDWDADKIVLHHELADDEGIEWMLARRVTALDPGARRLVFEAGDTLDYDGLIIATGARARKFPNAPDLEGIFVLRTLADAEALRHALESKPRVAVIGAGFIGMEVAASCRERGLEVTVVEFLDTPLVRGLGCVLGEHVAGVFRERGVEVRCGVGVKGFVGKERVEALELEDGTRVEAEVVVVGIGATPATEWLEGSGLALDNGVLCDEFCAAAAPDVVVAGDVARWRDPRTGLATRVEHWTNAVEQSVHAARRLLLGEEVGPFEHVPYVWTDQFDLRIQIAGEVREGDKMRVGLGSLEAGRCLVLFGREGKLTGAVGFKRARQVNEFRDLIGQGIGWDAAVARLDG; this comes from the coding sequence TTGAAATCATTTGGCACCATCGCGGTCGTGGGCACCTCGCTTGCGGGCCTGCGCGCCATCGAAGCTTTGCGGCGCGAAGGCTATCCGGGGCGAATCTGTGCGATCGGCGAAGAACCGTGCATGCCCTACGACCGTCCCCCACTCTCGAAGCAGTTTCTGAAGGGCGACTGGGATGCGGACAAGATCGTTCTGCACCACGAACTCGCCGACGACGAAGGAATTGAATGGATGCTCGCGCGTCGCGTGACCGCGCTCGATCCAGGGGCCAGGCGACTCGTGTTTGAAGCTGGAGACACCCTTGACTACGACGGGTTGATCATCGCGACGGGAGCTCGGGCGCGCAAATTCCCGAATGCCCCGGATCTCGAGGGCATCTTTGTTCTGCGCACCCTGGCCGACGCGGAAGCCTTGCGTCACGCCCTCGAATCTAAGCCTCGGGTCGCCGTGATCGGGGCCGGTTTCATTGGCATGGAAGTGGCGGCCAGTTGTCGCGAACGCGGTCTCGAAGTGACGGTGGTCGAATTTCTCGACACGCCACTCGTGCGGGGTCTGGGGTGCGTTCTCGGGGAACACGTAGCCGGTGTGTTTCGCGAGCGTGGAGTCGAAGTGCGATGCGGTGTCGGGGTCAAAGGTTTTGTGGGCAAAGAGCGGGTCGAGGCACTCGAGTTGGAGGACGGCACTCGCGTTGAAGCGGAGGTCGTGGTGGTGGGTATCGGAGCCACTCCTGCGACGGAGTGGCTCGAGGGGTCGGGGCTCGCCTTGGACAATGGAGTTTTGTGTGACGAGTTTTGCGCGGCCGCTGCTCCAGATGTTGTCGTGGCCGGAGACGTCGCGCGCTGGCGCGATCCCCGCACGGGGCTCGCGACCCGGGTCGAACACTGGACGAACGCCGTCGAGCAGAGCGTGCACGCAGCGCGGCGTCTACTCCTCGGAGAGGAAGTTGGGCCCTTTGAACATGTCCCCTATGTCTGGACGGATCAATTCGACTTGCGCATTCAGATCGCGGGCGAGGTGCGCGAGGGCGATAAAATGCGCGTGGGTCTCGGGAGCCTCGAAGCGGGGCGCTGCCTCGTGTTGTTCGGTCGCGAGGGCAAGCTCACCGGAGCTGTGGGCTTCAAGCGCGCGCGTCAAGTCAACGAATTTCGCGACCTGATCGGCCAGGGGATTGGCTGGGACGCCGCCGTAGCTAGATTGGACGGTTGA
- a CDS encoding beta-lactamase-like protein 2: MSDAPPILLGSTLPDVDVWSERVVVALGQNPSAFTGPGTNTYLIGTGKQRILLDTGDGREAYLPILEQALERAECEGLQEIVLTHGHPDHIGGVESILKRFGTMQVSKRPWPETDALYPFEITPIDDGSVIKTEGATLRGLHTPGHCPDHLCFVLEEESAVFSGDNVLGIGTTVIPAESGSLTDYMESLGRLESEPLKRIYPAHGPCIENGPAKVREYIEHRLAREVQILAALGAETRKVIEIVRTIYVGYPETLFPAAGQSVTAHLVKLEAEGRVSRQEEAAASILETHWRKI; this comes from the coding sequence ATGAGCGATGCCCCCCCGATATTACTGGGCTCCACGCTGCCGGACGTCGACGTCTGGTCGGAGCGAGTCGTGGTTGCCCTGGGTCAGAACCCGAGCGCATTCACGGGTCCCGGAACCAACACCTATCTCATCGGAACGGGCAAACAACGGATCCTCCTCGACACGGGAGACGGTCGCGAAGCGTATCTGCCCATTCTCGAGCAGGCGCTCGAGCGTGCAGAATGCGAAGGCCTACAGGAGATCGTCCTCACTCACGGTCACCCGGATCACATTGGTGGCGTCGAGAGCATCCTGAAGCGCTTTGGCACCATGCAGGTCAGCAAACGCCCGTGGCCCGAAACCGACGCGCTCTATCCGTTCGAGATTACGCCAATTGACGACGGCTCGGTGATCAAGACGGAAGGTGCCACCCTGCGCGGGCTTCACACACCGGGACACTGCCCGGATCATCTATGCTTCGTGCTCGAAGAAGAGTCGGCCGTGTTTTCTGGCGACAACGTCCTGGGGATCGGCACCACCGTGATCCCGGCGGAGAGCGGCAGCCTCACTGACTACATGGAATCCCTTGGGCGACTGGAGAGCGAACCGCTAAAGCGGATCTATCCCGCTCACGGTCCCTGCATCGAGAATGGTCCGGCCAAGGTCCGCGAATATATCGAGCATCGACTCGCCCGGGAGGTGCAAATCCTGGCCGCCCTCGGAGCAGAGACACGCAAGGTGATCGAGATCGTTCGCACGATCTATGTCGGCTATCCGGAAACGCTCTTCCCCGCCGCGGGACAGTCCGTGACCGCACACCTCGTCAAGCTCGAAGCCGAAGGGCGCGTAAGTCGCCAAGAAGAAGCGGCAGCTAGCATCCTCGAAACTCATTGGCGGAAGATCTAG
- the msrB gene encoding peptide-methionine (R)-S-oxide reductase MsrB produces the protein MADKIERSDEEWRKELSGEEFAVCRMKGTEAAFSGELVDNKAAGRYLCRCCDGELFGSEAKFDSGTGWPSFSQPDSDACITEIEDISHGMRRVEVTCSRCDSHLGHVFPDGPDPTGLRYCINSVSLKFRPGEE, from the coding sequence GCGCAAGGAACTCAGCGGGGAAGAATTCGCCGTGTGTCGCATGAAGGGAACCGAGGCCGCATTTTCGGGTGAGCTTGTCGACAACAAGGCAGCCGGCAGATACTTGTGCCGCTGCTGTGATGGAGAACTCTTCGGATCGGAGGCCAAGTTCGACTCTGGAACCGGCTGGCCGAGTTTCTCGCAGCCCGACTCCGACGCGTGCATCACCGAAATCGAAGACATCAGCCACGGCATGCGCCGGGTCGAAGTCACCTGCAGCCGATGCGATTCCCATCTGGGACACGTGTTCCCAGACGGTCCCGACCCGACGGGCTTGCGCTATTGCATAAACTCCGTCTCGCTTAAATTTCGACCCGGAGAAGAGTGA